The following proteins come from a genomic window of Finegoldia magna ATCC 29328:
- a CDS encoding phenylacetate--CoA ligase family protein has translation MIRNNIKEITKEKLESLRTSKYWEEELETLSREEIEKLQLHELKNILVHAYENSEYYRKSFDENLLDPYEFSSLEELANYPFINKKTERDTQHKGSFLGQMACTSEDDVVFISASSGSTGVPTISPFTQQDLDEFQNVESRFFYQIGMRKSDRYVHALNFSLFVGGPDVIGAQNVGALCIWAGTIPSEKLLNIIVNYKPTIIWTTPSYAWYLGETAKKHGYDPKELSLKKIIVAGEPGGSINATREKIEELWDADLYDFYGLSDIFGACAAMCEQKDGLHIAEDQILVEVIDPETGKVLPEGEVGELVFTSLRKQARPMIRFRTGDIGYVNKDRCKCGRTSTRIYIIGRLDDMFIVSGVNVFPSDVEHAIRQVEGITGEYRIRIFDKNLSTAYSVEVEKNDNITDVEALRENIWKELKVRLGVKPHEIIIHEDGYLPRQTHKANRVIDERQ, from the coding sequence ATGATTAGAAACAACATTAAAGAAATTACAAAAGAAAAATTAGAAAGTTTAAGAACATCAAAATACTGGGAAGAAGAATTAGAAACACTAAGCCGTGAAGAAATCGAAAAACTACAATTACACGAATTAAAAAACATATTGGTTCACGCTTACGAAAACTCCGAATACTACAGAAAAAGCTTCGACGAAAATTTGTTAGATCCATACGAATTTTCATCACTTGAAGAACTTGCAAACTATCCATTTATCAACAAGAAAACAGAACGTGATACACAACACAAGGGAAGTTTCCTTGGACAAATGGCTTGCACAAGTGAAGACGACGTAGTGTTCATCTCCGCATCTTCAGGATCTACTGGAGTTCCTACGATTTCTCCATTCACACAACAAGACCTCGACGAATTCCAAAACGTAGAATCCAGATTTTTCTACCAAATCGGAATGAGAAAAAGTGACCGTTACGTTCATGCACTCAACTTCTCGTTATTTGTCGGAGGTCCTGATGTAATCGGAGCACAAAATGTCGGCGCACTTTGTATTTGGGCAGGCACAATTCCATCTGAAAAACTATTGAACATAATTGTAAATTACAAACCAACTATAATTTGGACGACTCCTTCTTATGCGTGGTATTTGGGTGAAACTGCCAAGAAACACGGCTATGATCCAAAAGAATTATCGTTGAAGAAAATAATCGTTGCAGGAGAACCTGGTGGATCAATCAATGCCACAAGAGAAAAAATCGAAGAATTGTGGGACGCTGATTTGTATGATTTCTACGGATTAAGTGACATATTCGGAGCGTGTGCTGCAATGTGTGAACAAAAAGATGGACTTCATATCGCTGAAGATCAAATTTTAGTTGAAGTAATCGATCCTGAAACTGGAAAAGTTCTACCAGAAGGAGAAGTCGGAGAATTAGTCTTCACATCTTTGAGAAAACAAGCAAGACCAATGATTAGATTTAGAACTGGAGACATCGGATATGTAAATAAAGACAGATGCAAATGCGGCAGAACATCTACAAGAATTTACATAATCGGAAGATTAGATGACATGTTCATAGTATCTGGAGTGAACGTATTTCCATCAGATGTGGAACACGCAATCAGACAAGTCGAAGGAATCACTGGCGAATACAGAATCAGAATCTTCGACAAAAACCTAAGCACAGCTTATTCTGTTGAAGTCGAAAAGAACGACAACATCACAGATGTAGAAGCTTTAAGAGAAAATATATGGAAAGAACTGAAAGTTAGACTTGGTGTGAAACCTCACGAAATCATCATCCACGAAGACGGATATCTTCCAAGACAAACTCACAAAGCAAACAGAGTTATAGACGAAAGACAATAA